The genomic region TTTCCCACGGAAACATAGCGCCTTGGTAGCCATGAGCAAAGGCATTGCGCCGAGCTGCTTCCAACCGGTTGAACCGATACTCTACCAGAGACTTCGCAATTTCGGGGTGCAATACCAGTAGGGCCGGAAACATCCACAAATCGGTATCCCAGAACACGTGCCCATTGTAGCCCAAACCCGAAAGGCCCATCGGCGAGGGTGAGAAATCGGTGCCAGCCCGCGAAAAGCTGTAGAGGTGGTAGAGCATGCTGTGCACGTCTTGCTGGGCCTGGGCATCTCCGGTAATCTGGATGTCGCTCTGCCACAGGTCTTGCCATGCTTTGTTATGAAATGCCAATAAACGCTCCTTGCCTTCGAGCCGGGCAAATACCGTGAGGCGCTCCACTTGGTTGAGTGGGTCGGCATCGTGGGCCGAGGTGAGGGTAGCGCCCGTTACGCCATAGGTGTATGCCTGCCCCGCCTTCAGGGTCTTGCTGAACTTCATCAAGTGCATATTGCTGTCCCACATCTCATGAATGACGCGCGGCTCCTGCCCATGCGGCTCTGAAAACAAAAAGCTGGTACTAGCACACAATTGCAACTTGCCGGTAGGGCTGCGGGCCGTAGACGTAAGCAAGCTGATGGTGACGTGCGGCCGGTCGATTTCATTGTAGTAGTTCTGCACCTCGCGCAAGGCGTCGGGGGCTTCCATCACGCTGGCGGCTGTGAGGCTGAGGTCTTTGCGGGCCGTGATGGTCACGTCCATCAGCACGCAGTAGGGGAGGTGGCGCAGCGCTCGGTAGGTGTAGCTGATGGTGGCCTTATCGCCATAGTCGAAGGTGGTGGTGAGTGAGGCGCCCCGCATATCGAGCTGCTGCCGGAAGTTGCGGGCATCAGCGGCGCTCAGCCGTCGTCCGTCAATTTCCAGGTACATGTTCAATAGGTTGAAGCCATTGAGGAAATTGCTGACCCTACCCCGTCCGTACTGGTCATAGGCGCCAGCCAATACCACGCTTTTCACCTTAAACGGCTCCGGCGACGATACTACGCCCAGCATCCCGTTGGCCACCGTCACGCCGTAATAGGTAGCGGGGTCTACTTTATCAGCCATAATGATCCACGGGTCGGGAGTGGTTTGGGCGGTGGCTGGGGATAAGCTAAGAAAACCTAGTAGTAGAGCTGCGAAATAAGCTGGTAGAGAATGGCACATGGGTGGGACAGAGAAGCGAGGAATGAATACCAGCTACACAATAAAACGTCATGCCGAGCGAGTCGGAAGCTTCGGGTGCTGCTATAGTCCTGTAGGGGTAGCACAGCAGGCCAAAGGATTCAGCTCGTTCGGCATGACGTTTTATCATGCAGTACCTAATACGGGTTAATAACCAGGGTTTTGCGTGATGTTGGCGTTGATGTCGACCTGAGACTTAGGAATAGGATAGATCAGGTACTTCGGGTCGCTCTGCGGCTTATCTTTGCGGGCTTGCAAAAACTTACCGAACCGAATCATATCCTGCCGCCGCCACGACTCGCCATACAGCTCCCGGCCGCGCTCTGCGAGGAGCATATCGAGCGTGAGCGTAGTGAAGGCGCTGGCGCCGCGGCCTGGGTCAGTGCGAATGGAGTTGACAATGGCCAGGGCCGTGCCGCCATATG from Hymenobacter aerilatus harbors:
- a CDS encoding glycoside hydrolase family 65 protein gives rise to the protein MADKVDPATYYGVTVANGMLGVVSSPEPFKVKSVVLAGAYDQYGRGRVSNFLNGFNLLNMYLEIDGRRLSAADARNFRQQLDMRGASLTTTFDYGDKATISYTYRALRHLPYCVLMDVTITARKDLSLTAASVMEAPDALREVQNYYNEIDRPHVTISLLTSTARSPTGKLQLCASTSFLFSEPHGQEPRVIHEMWDSNMHLMKFSKTLKAGQAYTYGVTGATLTSAHDADPLNQVERLTVFARLEGKERLLAFHNKAWQDLWQSDIQITGDAQAQQDVHSMLYHLYSFSRAGTDFSPSPMGLSGLGYNGHVFWDTDLWMFPALLVLHPEIAKSLVEYRFNRLEAARRNAFAHGYQGAMFPWESADSGVEETPVWALSGPFEHHISADVALAAWQYYCVTQDKAWLREKGWPILQATADFWASRVERNGPGHYDIKNVVAADEWAENVDNNAFTNAAAKVNLQNAMAAAKLLGLPANPDWAHVAQNIPILRLPSGVTQEHAAYQGEGIKQADVNLLAYPLNIITAPEQIKKDLDYYSTRVPNEGTPAMTQGIFALLYARLGDAAKAQHFFQDAYQPNLLPPFRVIAETKGGTNPYFATGAGGVLQAVLMGFGGLEITPRGIEQRKTTLPAGWQSVKITGVGTQRKTYSVTR